A region of Solibacillus isronensis DNA encodes the following proteins:
- a CDS encoding cation:proton antiporter, with translation MFILQIVLVLFATKLAGHLAARIGQPSVLGKIIVGIILGPALLGWVHDTELLTVFSQIGVLLLMFLAGLETDLQEMNRNKKAAIYVALGGILLPIILGYAGSQYYGLSVGESIFIGLLLSATSVSISVQALRELGWLNSKEGSTLLGAAVLDDIVVVILIAIAMSFFAGSDTNIGVLIGKKVLFFAILIVLAKWFIPHFIRIFKKFRVTESILSAGLIICFGLSYFAEFLGIAGIIGAFFAGIAIAQTEFKDEIEHKVEPIAYGIFVPFFFVSIGLAVSFDGIGDQIGFIIVFSIIAVVSKFIGSGLGAKLAGFNTKSSMGVGAGMVSRGEVALILAAMGLEGGLLPGNYYTSIIIVIIVTTIVTPPLLKAIFGKRIVV, from the coding sequence ATGTTTATTTTACAAATTGTGCTAGTATTATTTGCAACAAAACTCGCCGGACATCTTGCTGCGAGAATTGGGCAACCATCTGTACTTGGAAAAATAATCGTAGGTATTATTCTAGGGCCTGCGCTGCTCGGTTGGGTTCACGATACTGAACTTTTAACCGTATTCAGTCAAATAGGTGTTTTACTGTTAATGTTTTTAGCGGGTCTTGAAACCGACCTGCAGGAAATGAATAGAAACAAAAAAGCGGCAATCTATGTTGCGTTAGGTGGTATTCTCCTGCCTATTATTTTAGGTTATGCAGGGTCGCAATATTACGGATTATCTGTAGGGGAATCCATTTTTATTGGATTATTACTTTCTGCTACATCTGTCAGTATTTCGGTACAGGCATTAAGGGAGCTTGGTTGGCTGAATAGTAAAGAAGGGTCAACATTACTTGGAGCTGCGGTATTGGATGATATTGTAGTAGTAATTTTAATCGCGATTGCGATGAGTTTCTTTGCCGGTTCAGACACGAATATCGGAGTATTAATCGGTAAGAAAGTATTATTCTTCGCTATACTGATTGTGCTTGCTAAATGGTTTATTCCACACTTTATAAGAATATTTAAGAAATTTAGAGTTACTGAATCAATATTGAGTGCGGGCTTGATTATTTGTTTTGGTTTATCATATTTTGCGGAATTTCTAGGTATCGCCGGTATTATTGGTGCTTTCTTTGCCGGGATTGCGATTGCACAAACAGAATTTAAAGATGAAATTGAGCATAAGGTTGAGCCGATTGCATATGGGATTTTTGTTCCATTCTTCTTTGTCAGTATCGGATTAGCCGTTTCATTCGATGGAATTGGAGATCAAATTGGGTTTATAATCGTATTTTCAATTATTGCGGTTGTATCCAAATTCATTGGTTCAGGGTTAGGTGCGAAATTAGCTGGTTTCAATACGAAATCATCAATGGGCGTCGGTGCTGGAATGGTCTCCCGAGGCGAGGTTGCACTAATATTAGCTGCAATGGGACTTGAAGGAGGGCTTCTTCCGGGTAATTATTATACGTCGATTATTATCGTAATTATTGTAACAACAATTGTGACACCGCCTCTGTTAAAAGCAATTTTCGGGAAGAGAATAGTCGTTTAA
- a CDS encoding DUF2812 domain-containing protein — protein sequence MSKTKYMMSGGLAFSEQRDMEKLRKLSSEGWHVRKFSFLGYTLEQGESADYIYSIDYRTLDNDSEEYFELFKDVGWSLVDSSGDIHLFRAASDTKPIYTDRHTTIEKYKNQTKPLKLAMMALVPGTIISWLISVQTTGSIHTLFFSLALLLTVLTIPLLWTALTSYGNQWKAENKNGLVILTKLLPAVAVVVAFFAIMESDLKAVQIAAAAVIGATVFVTFITLFMSLYHRIKVKKA from the coding sequence ATGAGTAAAACGAAGTATATGATGTCTGGTGGATTAGCCTTTTCAGAACAAAGAGATATGGAGAAACTGCGAAAACTTTCATCTGAAGGTTGGCACGTCCGTAAATTTTCATTTTTAGGCTATACGCTCGAGCAAGGCGAAAGTGCCGATTATATATACAGTATTGATTATCGTACACTGGATAATGATTCTGAAGAATACTTTGAGCTCTTTAAAGATGTCGGCTGGTCACTTGTGGATTCCTCAGGTGATATCCATCTTTTTCGTGCTGCATCCGATACGAAGCCAATTTACACGGATCGCCATACAACAATTGAAAAATATAAAAACCAAACAAAGCCACTGAAACTTGCTATGATGGCACTTGTTCCAGGTACAATCATTTCTTGGTTGATTTCAGTACAAACAACTGGCAGCATACACACACTCTTCTTTAGTTTAGCCCTTTTACTGACAGTACTTACGATACCGTTACTGTGGACTGCACTGACTTCATACGGGAACCAATGGAAAGCCGAAAATAAAAATGGGCTTGTAATACTTACAAAGCTGCTGCCCGCTGTTGCAGTCGTTGTCGCATTTTTCGCAATAATGGAATCCGATTTAAAAGCAGTACAAATTGCAGCCGCTGCAGTTATTGGTGCAACCGTCTTTGTAACTTTCATTACATTGTTTATGTCTCTATACCATCGGATTAAAGTAAAAAAAGCGTAA
- a CDS encoding PadR family transcriptional regulator, with protein MKNNEQLTDSMFHIMAALTTPQHGYAIMNLIEETSNGIISIGPASMYTIIKKLLQNEWIYLYDDSDSRRKVYLLTQKGKNVLAEDLKIRKLMIQLAEKGLGEKG; from the coding sequence GTGAAAAACAATGAACAATTGACCGATTCCATGTTTCATATTATGGCAGCATTAACGACGCCTCAACACGGATACGCCATTATGAATTTAATTGAAGAAACATCAAACGGCATTATTTCAATCGGTCCGGCTTCCATGTATACGATTATAAAAAAGCTTTTACAAAACGAATGGATTTATTTATACGACGATTCCGATTCAAGGCGCAAAGTGTACTTACTGACGCAAAAAGGCAAAAATGTTTTAGCAGAAGATTTAAAAATTCGAAAGCTGATGATTCAGTTAGCTGAAAAAGGACTGGGGGAAAAAGGATGA
- the nhaC gene encoding Na+/H+ antiporter NhaC gives MNAKQHLKPHFIEALILILFIIALISYSIMKLGSVPHIPIFIAIIVLFMYGVLRKVPYRIMEQSMIASVSTSIGAVYIFLLIGVLISSWLISGTIPTLLYIGLSIITASFFYAVVFLITSIIGTAIGSSLTTVATVGVAMLGVASSIDASLAITAGAIVSGAFFGDKMSPLSDTTNLAATVAGIDLFTHIRNMMYTTIPAFIISLIVYAIISPSSQKMDTELITSFKETLLATNLIHWYAVIPLIVLIVCTIFKLPSLATLAISAISGIVLSYFHSSIPLNELFSILYNGYSMETGVEAIDSLLSRGGMNSMLFTIILIVLSLSMGGLLFTLGIIQTLLQALQNQLKSIGSVITGTAFTAIGINVTIGEQYLSLLLTGEAFKEKFKALQLHPKNLARTIEDAGTVINPIVPWSVCGLFIASTLNVPVIDYLPFAFFCLLSPVITIIFGWLNITITKLNNK, from the coding sequence ATGAATGCAAAACAACATTTAAAACCACATTTTATTGAAGCTCTTATTTTAATTTTATTTATTATTGCACTTATCTCCTATAGCATTATGAAACTAGGCAGTGTGCCACATATTCCGATTTTCATAGCTATAATTGTCCTGTTCATGTATGGTGTTCTGCGAAAAGTACCGTACCGAATCATGGAGCAAAGTATGATCGCTTCTGTTTCAACAAGTATCGGCGCAGTTTATATTTTTCTGTTGATCGGTGTTTTAATCAGCAGTTGGTTAATAAGCGGGACAATACCTACACTACTGTATATAGGTCTCTCAATCATTACTGCGAGCTTTTTTTATGCGGTTGTCTTCCTTATTACAAGCATTATCGGCACAGCGATCGGCAGCTCGCTTACTACCGTTGCAACAGTTGGTGTTGCGATGCTGGGGGTTGCGAGTTCTATAGATGCTTCACTTGCAATTACAGCAGGAGCAATTGTTTCCGGTGCCTTTTTTGGGGATAAAATGTCCCCGTTGTCCGATACGACAAACTTGGCTGCGACCGTTGCCGGCATCGATTTATTTACGCATATTAGAAATATGATGTACACTACAATACCTGCATTCATCATTTCACTCATTGTCTATGCTATAATTTCTCCAAGCAGTCAGAAAATGGACACGGAGCTTATTACAAGCTTTAAAGAAACACTGCTTGCGACGAATTTAATTCATTGGTATGCGGTTATTCCACTCATCGTTCTGATTGTCTGCACGATTTTTAAATTGCCAAGCCTTGCTACATTGGCGATTAGTGCTATTTCAGGTATTGTGCTATCGTACTTCCACAGCTCAATTCCATTGAACGAACTGTTCAGTATTTTATATAACGGCTATTCAATGGAGACCGGAGTCGAAGCAATTGATTCATTGCTGTCACGAGGTGGAATGAACAGTATGCTGTTTACGATTATTTTGATTGTCCTGTCCCTTTCAATGGGCGGATTGCTCTTTACACTCGGCATTATCCAGACATTGCTGCAGGCGCTTCAAAACCAGCTGAAATCAATCGGTTCGGTAATTACGGGAACCGCTTTTACCGCAATCGGTATTAATGTAACGATTGGTGAGCAGTATTTATCGCTGTTATTAACAGGAGAAGCGTTTAAAGAAAAATTCAAAGCATTACAACTTCATCCGAAAAATTTGGCCCGTACAATTGAAGATGCAGGTACTGTCATCAACCCGATCGTTCCTTGGAGTGTATGCGGTCTGTTCATTGCTTCAACATTGAATGTTCCTGTCATTGACTATTTACCATTCGCTTTCTTTTGTCTGTTAAGTCCTGTCATCACAATTATTTTTGGGTGGTTGAATATTACAATTACAAAACTTAACAATAAATAG
- a CDS encoding phosphoribosylaminoimidazolesuccinocarboxamide synthase: MELMYTGKTKDVFKLENELYLLKFKDDVTGENGVFDPGANTVGLTIDGAGLAGLKLTSFFYSKLNALNVPTHYVEANFDEATMTVKPATVFGKGLEVICRFKAVGSFLRRYGAYATEGQDLDSFVEVTIKDDERLDPPISEDALSMLGILTHEEYAILKQRTIEISKFVAAELEKKGLTLYDIKLEFGRDAKTGEILLIDEISGGNMRAYKGDTYIEPLHLEKIMLAE, translated from the coding sequence ATGGAATTAATGTATACAGGTAAAACAAAAGATGTATTTAAACTTGAAAACGAACTATATTTACTGAAATTTAAAGATGACGTAACTGGAGAAAACGGGGTTTTTGATCCAGGTGCAAACACAGTCGGTTTAACAATTGATGGTGCTGGCCTTGCCGGATTGAAACTAACTTCTTTCTTTTATTCTAAATTAAACGCATTAAATGTACCGACACATTATGTTGAGGCAAATTTTGATGAAGCGACAATGACGGTTAAACCAGCAACTGTTTTCGGTAAAGGTTTGGAAGTTATTTGCCGTTTTAAAGCAGTCGGATCTTTTTTACGCCGCTATGGTGCTTATGCAACAGAAGGTCAGGATTTGGATTCATTTGTTGAAGTAACGATTAAGGATGATGAACGCCTGGATCCTCCTATTTCAGAAGATGCGCTTTCAATGCTTGGTATTTTAACTCATGAGGAATATGCAATTTTGAAACAACGCACAATCGAAATTTCAAAGTTCGTTGCCGCAGAGTTAGAGAAAAAAGGATTAACGCTTTATGATATTAAATTGGAATTTGGCCGCGATGCAAAAACAGGCGAAATTTTACTCATTGATGAAATTTCAGGCGGTAATATGCGTGCATACAAAGGCGATACATATATTGAACCATTACATTTAGAAAAGATTATGCTTGCTGAATAA